In the Struthio camelus isolate bStrCam1 chromosome 16, bStrCam1.hap1, whole genome shotgun sequence genome, aatctgagttatgcataacatttttctctgtaaacTAAAGAGCTTTCAAGGTTTTGTGCAGATTCTCACAGTAAAAGCCTCACTATTAGTTCAAtgatggtaggaaaaaaaaaaaaataaagacaagaagATTTAGTGCCCTTAGCCAGTCTTCCTGTCAATTTTGGAAAGCTGTATCAgttaaactgaaaagaagaaCATCAACTTTTAAGCAAGTTCAAGCACTGGGAAATGTTCAGAAATGCATTAATTCATATGCCTATATCCATCCAGTGATAGTTACTGCAAAATAGTTTAATAGGAATATAAGGTTTACCTACTTTTAGGATGAGGTAGAGTAGGCCCAGCAATATCCCAAGGGTCCATCCTAGTGCACTGTCCAGCTCCCCATAGCCAATAAGATAACGGAACCAAACTGGTATGGGGACAAACATACGGTAATACTGGCAGATTTCTTCTAACAGCATGTACCAGTAGCCCTAAGCAAGACACGCAAAGGAATCTCTCAAGATTTAAAacacaaaggatttttttaaatatatagaaaagaTGCGGTTTTTTATTTGAGTAGTTTTCTCTCATCATATCTTGACAAAACTAAATACGTTCAAATGAAAATCCCATAGGTTTACAGAACTACAGTGTCAAATCAAACTCCTAAAAAGTTAGGCCAAAACTAAGTTTAGGTGGAAAGAACAAAGACCAAATGGTAAGTCTCACCACAACAGCACAGATAACACTATTAATTGCTGTActgaagaaaatcaaataaatggGGTAATCAAAACAAATTAATAGGGTAAAATAAGGTGGGCTTTGTAGGATGCCTACCTACTTAGCAATGTTATCAGTCTTACTTTTGTAAGCACtaaaaaagataacaaaattacatgaaaaaggaaaataagacaaATTTAGTCATGTAAATCAGCTTGCCATTGACAGAATTGCGTCCAGTATTCAGGATTAAAAACAGGATAAGAAAAGGCCCTTACTTTTATTAACTAACAAACTCTTTTTCTCTAAATGTTATCTCAGAGCTGTGTTAAAAGCCTTATTATTGTGAGATAATGAACTTCTTTATAGGATAGGGTGATAAAAtaatgggggaagggggagaaggaagagtaaGTAGCTGGACTGAAGAGGTAAACTGAGTCCAGTGACACCCTAAAAATTACTGAATAAAACTATAAAACCCAAGCATCCTGCACAGAGCACTTTGTGTGTATATCTGCATATATATagtatgtacacacacagacTTTTAAGCGTTAAAATTAATCATACATATTTAGTTTAGCTCTTACATTGTTTCCTAAAGTTTGCCTTTAATACTATCTTTACAACAGTGGATAAAGTACTCTTGCAGCAGTTGTGTGCTGGCTAATGCAATGATTTGCCACTATTGACCAGATTCCCTCTTTAATTTGGTCACAGTTGGTATAATGGCATTTTCAATAATTAGTTTTGGATGCTGTATTGCTAGTAGAAGATAAAAACAGAGATGTTGAATATAACTCAGTATTTTGGTAATTTGGTTGTACCTGAGAAACACTTTGTCCtggtgcattttaaaaaataaaaacctaccaAAATACCCTGTTTAAATGCTACCACGTAGTAACTGTatttgtctgggtttttttgttttgtttttaacgcAGTATTAGTATTTCCTATCCTGGCATAAAATTTAGACTGTTTTTTGCATGTCTTACCTCAGAGAGCATATAAAAATGAGTATCTCCAACCACTGCAGGTTTCTATAAAACCATCAAACTTTACTGGTTTGAGGAATTAAGCTATGAATCAAATTTGCTGACCTGACACAAATGTTACTTAAGTTTATTAACAAAATGAAAACGGAGAATTATTTTTCTAAGGGAGAGATCCAACTGTTTTCATGCACAGATCTTAAAATCATCCCATGCCAGTTATtataaagcaagcaaaaaatttACAGTTCATCAGCTGTTCCATGCTAATCGCCTGTATACACATTCTTACATTGCAGCAAATAAAAAGTTTCttaatcccccccacccccaccccgagaCAGAAATACACCCCTGTACCCGATAACGTAATACAAGCCATTGTTTCAGATCAGAATGTAAGCCTTCCTTAGCACCAAGCAGGGAAGAACATGATCTCCACGGGCTTTTCTTGCCCACAGCAGTAGTGCTGGGTTATATATGGACCTTTAATTAAGAAAACTTTCCTCTGGGTAGAATTTAATAATTAGCTAACTTTATCGCAAAAGGATcttcaaaaggaagcaaaaatataCATTGTTTTCTTACCTTGGATTTAAAAGACATCATGAAAGAAGGCACCAAGAGAATAAAGCATTTGAAGCCCATGAAGAGGAATTTCAGAATAAAGTCTGTGATTCCCACAATCCAAAGTACCTCCCAGAAGTTCATGAAATCCACAGTAGGGTTTAAAAAGATTAAGCTACAAAAAGAAGTATCAGAAGTTACTAGAGCAGCCTCTTTAGAAGAAAGAATAACTAGAGACTATCACAGcatgcttaattaaaaaaaggaaacctgatttgcatagaggaaaaatattctgcttaAAAAATGGTCTCTTTATCATAAATTGATCCTTAATGATCTCTGACTTCTCTATTTTTGAACCTGCTTTCCTGAATCTTCATCACAACCCTCATTCTCTAGAGATAAGCTTTATTTCCCAGTTAGAAATACTGCCCTTGACTGATTTACAACGAAGATTGTTGCTacagaacagtaagaaaaaaaatggagctaTAAATCCAGAAGAGTCCCAGAATGCTGCATATTCAGTATTCTGAAGACAAGATGTTAGGGTCAAAGCTAGGAATCAAACCCTGCTACATCCCACACGGCAAAATAGCGTCAGTGAGCTGAGGTCTGATCTCACAAATTCCAACATAGTGTCCAGCAGGATAGCTGGGCAGAGGAGAAATGAagattaaaatgaatgaaaaaacaaTACCACAATTTCTTGTTGTTAAATAGCTGCAGCCCTGATTAAATGTTCCCGGGTAATATTTAACTTTGAATAATTTTTGATATTGATGTTCCTCTACTTGCCTGTAATAGAGTGACTGAGAATGAAAGGTGTAATACAAGAGAAGAGATGATCCAGATAGGTATACTAGTAACCAAGCACACTGAAACTTGGAGCATCGTTCCTGGAAGGTAATCATTATGACATATTACAGTTCTTATCTCAGTAGCAATGCCTTTGATATATCCCTAAGCACCAAGTCTGCTGCACCTGAACAGAGTTACTACTACAAGATACTATTGCATTAGTTTTAGggtaaataaaatagaagaacTCAATGGAAAGATAAAGCAGTAATTTTAATCTTTTCAACAAGACAATTTCTATGTGTATCAAaggttttgctaaaaaaaaaaaaatcaaccagaaACCACTCCACTCTGAAAAACAAGTTCTCCTATGGGAGTGAACAGAGACCGTCGAAAGTTAAACCTGCCAACTGCTATTTGATTCTACAAATACAGACAAGAGGTTCTTccataaactgaaaaaaagcttaTATCAAATGAAGTGATTTCagtattcagaggaaaaaaaaaaaaactttgtattttGCAAACTTTATCTGAGAAGCTCTATCCTCGTGTGCAGAAGCATTAAGATCTATACGAAAACTGTACATCTATCTCGAAACCTATGACATGCATTGTTTTATTCACCAAAAAATATCATCTCCATTCACACGTCTTTCTAAACTTGATGCATATAGGTCTTGGTTAACTTAAAGAACTTTGTTGCAAAGAGTGATACTTACTCTTAAAAAAACCTGATTTACTATGCTTTTGTTTGCGTACATAAAGGTTGTTAGCAGCCCAATTCCAAGAGAAATGCCTATTAGGAAAAAAGGGTCAGTTATATACATTAAAATAAGAAGTTATCCtgaactggatttaaaaaaaaaaaaaagccacttctaATATGTCTTTGCAGTAACTATAACAGAATGTTAATAGCTCAGATTATCAAGCCAAAATAATTAAGCACATTGTATATAtgccagcaaaagaaaacagaagaaatgtatttctgCTGATAAACAAAGCAAGTAAcaataaagctaaaaataaatggaGTTATACTTCAGGCATCATTATTAGCATATTTTTATGTTTGGGGGAGGATCTGTTCCCCTAGACCATGTTCTGTTATACTCTACCAATTATGTGCTGCATGATCAATTTGACACACAGAATCAAGATATACGGCAGACTTTTGTGCAGCCACTGGAGGAGGTATCTGAGCTCtgagagggagctgctgctgtgttcCTCTGAGTCTAGAGTGGAATCATTGAGCCCCTCTCCTTCGCTGTGGGTATGTCCGTGTGAGTGACTTCGTGGGCCTGGCCTCGAATGTCGGGAACTTGCATTTTCTCTAGCTTCTCCCACGGCAGAGTTTAGCTGTATGCGAACATCTCCACTATGATGGCATGAGCTTTCTCCTGGCAATCTCACTGCATGGACGTTCTGAGAAGATGAAGAATCATCACTGTTCCCTTGGATGTTGTGAAGATGGCTGCAGTTTGGTTGcatggtgggatttttttctggtcCAGATTCTTACTACTTTGTCTCCTAGAGTAGGGGATAAAAAGTCACAATTTAAGGAAGAGTATAACTagttcaggaaaaagaaagtaaaaatacagtAGATTGTACTGTGATTGCCAGCGGGAAGCAACATTTCAGTCCTCCTCCTGAGACTGGCCCTCTTAGTGCTGAAGGCTGGCGTGCTGGGTGGCATCCATCTTTACAGGGCACCTTTCTGTGTGCTGCATTAAATGACTTGCTATCATTCACATGCAGATTTTCTAACCTGCAGTGAACCTGGCTGCCTTAGTAAAATCTGGGGTTGCTTCAACGTATATTGGAACAACAGCCGAAGCTCTTGAATCGGAGATCCAGCATGAGCTTGTACAGAAGAGATCGGAGATGCACAGCATAATTTCATAAATAGAGTCAGTAGCAGGCTAAAGGAGGAACAAACAACGATGGGAAGGAAGCAAAGAGCATGCATGTTTACATGCATCCATAAAACGGCAAGTATTTGTTCAGACAAGCCTAATCAAAAGCCAGTGCCTATTCAAAATTGAGGGCCAGTACAAGATTATCAAGAGATTATCCTGTCTGGGTAAGTATGCAGAACCAGGTTAGTCCATTTTGTAAGAAGCACTTAAAAGAGCCTCGACCATATGGTCTAGgtcagaaaagaaatgcaaaaaatgaaGAGTAGTCTAACAGTGAGACCACCagagtcagttttttttttttcttgcaacatCTTTCCACTGTCTTTCTAGGCAATTTTCTACTTCTTTGTATGTCTCTCCATTGGTCAAATAGCATTAATCTACTTCTCTGGAATCACGTGGTATCGTAGTAATGATTTTAGAGAATCCTTTGAGGCTGGATTTGCTAACTATTAGCACAGTAT is a window encoding:
- the RNFT1 gene encoding E3 ubiquitin-protein ligase RNFT1 produces the protein MQPNCSHLHNIQGNSDDSSSSQNVHAVRLPGESSCHHSGDVRIQLNSAVGEARENASSRHSRPGPRSHSHGHTHSEGEGLNDSTLDSEEHSSSSLSELRYLLQWLHKSLPYILILCVKLIMQHIIGISLGIGLLTTFMYANKSIVNQVFLRERCSKFQCAWLLVYLSGSSLLLYYTFHSQSLYYSLIFLNPTVDFMNFWEVLWIVGITDFILKFLFMGFKCFILLVPSFMMSFKSKGYWYMLLEEICQYYRMFVPIPVWFRYLIGYGELDSALGWTLGILLGLLYLILKLLSFFGQLRNFKQVLRIFCTRPHYGVTASKRECSESDDICSICQAEFQKPILLVCQHTFCEECISLWFNREKTCPLCRTVISDHVNKWKDGATSMHLQFF